A genomic stretch from Halorhodospira halophila SL1 includes:
- a CDS encoding amino acid-binding protein, with the protein MKFRQLSLFLENRPAHLKQPCRILAEAGINIRTLSLADADQFGILRLIVADWERAKRILEEAGCAVRVDEVVGLEVTDECGGMAHVLEVLEAGGHNVLYTYAFTFGEAGRAVLFMRFDDPDAAIATLQAGRINVLDPVHWLSRTN; encoded by the coding sequence ATGAAATTCAGGCAGTTGTCGCTTTTTCTTGAGAATCGACCTGCGCACCTCAAGCAGCCGTGCCGGATCCTGGCCGAGGCCGGGATCAATATACGCACCCTCTCCCTGGCCGACGCCGATCAGTTCGGTATCCTGCGCCTGATCGTGGCCGACTGGGAGCGGGCCAAGCGCATCCTCGAGGAGGCGGGCTGCGCCGTGCGGGTCGACGAGGTGGTCGGCCTGGAGGTCACCGACGAGTGCGGCGGCATGGCCCACGTCCTCGAAGTCCTGGAGGCGGGTGGCCACAACGTCCTCTATACCTACGCCTTCACCTTCGGCGAGGCGGGACGGGCGGTGCTGTTCATGCGCTTCGACGATCCGGACGCAGCGATTGCCACGCTGCAGGCGGGCCGGATCAACGTGCTCGATCCGGTGCACTGGCTGTCCCGCACGAACTGA
- a CDS encoding ArsR/SmtB family transcription factor, which yields MEQQIPKRRVLEQFAVIAKAVGHEYRLELLELVAQRERSVEALTQLTQLPVGSVSQHLQQLRRAGLVTARKEGKYVYYSLADEQVLTLMSTLRRVAERNISEVNQLVAQYLADDQDLDAVSSAELLERLQRDEVTLIDVRPPEEYASGHLPGAINVPLEELEAHLQELPTEQQVVAYCRGPFCALARDAVRRLRRRGVDATRLNQGFPEWKAEGLPVQ from the coding sequence ATGGAACAACAGATCCCCAAACGCCGAGTGCTGGAACAGTTCGCCGTCATCGCCAAGGCGGTCGGACACGAGTACCGCCTGGAACTCCTGGAGCTGGTTGCCCAGCGCGAACGCAGCGTCGAGGCACTGACGCAGCTGACGCAGCTCCCGGTGGGCAGCGTCTCGCAGCACCTGCAGCAACTCCGGCGTGCGGGCTTGGTCACCGCGCGCAAAGAGGGTAAATACGTCTACTACTCCCTGGCCGACGAGCAAGTGCTGACCCTGATGTCGACCCTGCGCCGGGTCGCCGAGCGCAACATCTCCGAGGTCAACCAGCTGGTCGCGCAGTATTTGGCTGACGACCAGGACCTCGACGCGGTCTCTTCGGCTGAGCTCCTGGAGCGCCTGCAGCGCGACGAGGTCACCCTGATCGACGTACGCCCTCCCGAGGAGTACGCCTCGGGGCATCTGCCGGGTGCGATCAATGTCCCCCTCGAAGAGCTCGAGGCCCATCTGCAGGAGTTGCCGACGGAACAACAGGTGGTCGCCTACTGCCGCGGGCCCTTCTGCGCCCTGGCCCGTGACGCCGTGCGCCGGCTACGCCGCCGGGGCGTCGACGCCACGCGCCTCAATCAGGGCTTCCCCGAGTGGAAGGCGGAAGGCCTGCCGGTCCAGTAG
- a CDS encoding disulfide bond formation protein B, whose product MSKMHAWLGSGRCLLGLVAVLAATAGVIVAGAEHWGGLQPCSLCWTQRGILAVLMVVALLGVLFWPRGRGGRWLLGGALIIVTAAGLAAAGRHLYVMWNPEVVDCGMSPEVMLQMLPWREFLIELVTGNTDCAEAAVLFGIPLPVASFFGFTVLGAASVYAVFRLR is encoded by the coding sequence ATGAGCAAGATGCACGCATGGCTGGGGTCGGGCCGGTGTCTTCTGGGTCTGGTCGCCGTGCTGGCCGCCACAGCTGGGGTGATCGTGGCCGGGGCCGAGCACTGGGGCGGACTGCAGCCGTGCTCGCTGTGCTGGACCCAGCGGGGCATCCTGGCGGTCCTGATGGTCGTTGCGCTGCTCGGCGTGCTGTTCTGGCCGCGCGGGCGTGGAGGACGGTGGCTTCTGGGCGGTGCCCTGATCATAGTGACGGCCGCCGGGCTGGCCGCTGCGGGTCGCCATCTCTATGTCATGTGGAACCCCGAAGTAGTGGATTGCGGGATGAGCCCGGAGGTCATGCTGCAGATGTTGCCCTGGCGGGAGTTTCTTATCGAGTTGGTGACCGGGAATACCGATTGCGCCGAAGCGGCGGTGTTGTTCGGGATCCCGCTGCCAGTGGCCAGTTTCTTCGGCTTTACGGTGCTTGGGGCGGCGTCGGTGTACGCGGTTTTCCGGTTACGCTAG
- the moaA gene encoding GTP 3',8-cyclase MoaA, whose protein sequence is MVADAEPLVDASGRPIDYLRLSVTDRCDLRCLYCMGDAVRFVPRSEVLSLEELEQVAAAFVSLGVRKIRITGGEPLLRRGVLALARRLGGLEGLDELVMTTNATQLARHAQELRAAGVRRLNISLDTLDPERFRQLTRTGRLDRVLDGIESARWAGFERIRLNTVAMRGRNDDEILSLVAFALARGLDISFIEEMPFGASPGHDRGEAFMASAEVQALIERRYSLELAETRPAAGPSRDLRVVGTDTRVGFISPHSGCFCPACNRVRVTVEGQLLPCLGHEGAVDLRAILRVGDGAEALQDRLRGGIRAAAERKPARHEFAVPGATPPSQVARFMSVTGG, encoded by the coding sequence ATGGTTGCGGATGCCGAGCCGCTGGTGGATGCCAGCGGGCGCCCGATCGATTACCTGCGCCTGTCGGTCACCGACCGCTGCGACCTGCGTTGCCTCTATTGCATGGGGGATGCGGTGCGGTTCGTACCCCGTTCCGAGGTTCTCTCTCTGGAGGAGCTGGAGCAGGTCGCAGCGGCGTTCGTCAGCCTGGGGGTGCGCAAGATCCGCATCACCGGTGGGGAGCCCCTTTTACGGCGCGGTGTGCTCGCCCTGGCCCGGCGGCTCGGGGGCCTCGAGGGACTCGACGAGCTGGTCATGACCACCAACGCCACGCAGCTAGCGCGCCATGCGCAGGAGCTGCGCGCTGCCGGTGTGCGGCGGCTGAACATCAGTCTGGATACCCTCGACCCGGAGCGCTTCCGGCAGTTGACCCGTACCGGACGGCTTGATCGGGTGCTCGACGGGATCGAGTCCGCGCGATGGGCCGGTTTTGAGCGGATTCGGCTCAACACCGTCGCCATGCGCGGCCGCAACGACGACGAGATCCTCTCGCTGGTCGCTTTCGCCCTGGCCCGCGGCCTGGATATCAGTTTCATCGAGGAGATGCCGTTCGGGGCGAGCCCCGGGCACGACCGGGGGGAGGCGTTCATGGCGTCGGCCGAGGTGCAGGCGCTGATCGAACGGCGTTACAGCCTGGAGCTTGCCGAAACGCGCCCGGCAGCCGGACCCTCGCGGGATTTGCGGGTGGTCGGTACCGATACCCGGGTCGGCTTCATCTCGCCCCACTCCGGGTGTTTCTGTCCCGCCTGCAACCGTGTTCGGGTGACGGTGGAGGGGCAGTTGTTGCCCTGTCTGGGGCACGAGGGTGCCGTCGATCTGCGGGCCATCCTGCGCGTCGGGGACGGCGCTGAAGCGCTCCAGGACCGTCTGCGCGGGGGAATCCGCGCGGCCGCGGAGCGCAAACCGGCTCGCCACGAGTTCGCCGTACCGGGGGCGACCCCACCCTCTCAGGTCGCGCGTTTTATGAGCGTGACCGGGGGCTGA
- a CDS encoding carboxymuconolactone decarboxylase family protein, with protein sequence MYKDWASTADELSTLFKEVRKGQPDVAKGFSAIAQAATADGALSPKTKELIAVAISVATRCDGCIAFHTKAAVKHGATRDEILEMIGVSVYMGGGPSLTYGAQALEAYDQFAAQG encoded by the coding sequence ATGTACAAGGATTGGGCCAGCACCGCGGACGAGCTCTCTACCCTCTTCAAAGAGGTCCGCAAGGGGCAGCCGGATGTCGCCAAAGGATTCTCGGCCATCGCCCAGGCGGCCACCGCCGACGGCGCCCTGTCGCCGAAGACCAAGGAGCTGATCGCGGTGGCCATCAGCGTGGCAACCCGCTGTGACGGCTGTATCGCCTTCCACACCAAGGCGGCGGTCAAGCACGGCGCCACCCGCGACGAGATCCTCGAGATGATCGGCGTTTCGGTCTATATGGGCGGCGGCCCGTCGCTCACCTACGGCGCCCAGGCGCTTGAGGCCTACGACCAGTTTGCCGCCCAGGGTTAG